In Chaetodon trifascialis isolate fChaTrf1 chromosome 4, fChaTrf1.hap1, whole genome shotgun sequence, one DNA window encodes the following:
- the ccdc124 gene encoding coiled-coil domain-containing protein 124, with product MPKKFQGENSKAASARARKAEAKAVADARKKQQEEDALWQETDKHVLKKEQRKDDKEKKRLELLERKKENQRLLDEESAKLKGKSQKEAASGGKVTRAQIEEVLQNEQLQKEQQELKPKEKSHLEAPLEENVNRIIPDEGTVEARTIEDAIAALSTEPVDLDHHPERRMKAAFAAYEEANMPRLKKENPNMRLSQLKQQLKKEWMKAPENPLNQRFATYNSK from the exons ATGCCAAAGAAGTTCCAGGGCGAGAACTCTAAGGCGGCCTCAGCCAGAGCCCGCAAGGCAGAGGCCAAGGCAGTGGCAGATGCCCGCaagaagcagcaggaagaggatgCTCTGTGGCAGGAAACTGACAAACATGTACTcaaaaaagagcagagaaag GACgacaaggagaagaagaggctCGAGCttctggagaggaaaaaagaaaaccagcgACTTCTGGATGAGGAGTCTGCTAAGCTGAAAGGCAAATCCCAGAAGGAGGCTGCATCTGGAGGAAAAGTGACTCGTGCCCAGATTGAGGAGGTGCTTCAGAATGAGCAGCTGCaaaaggagcagcaggagctcaAGCCAAAAG AAAAGAGCCACCTGGAGGCTCCACTGGAGGAGAACGTCAACAGAATTATCCCTGATGAAGGAACCGTGGAAGCCAGAACAATAGAAGACGCCATTGCTGCGCTCAG CACGGAGCCCGTGGACCTGGACCATCACCCAGAGCGGAGGATGAAAGCAGCGTTTGCTGCCTATGAGGAGGCAAACATGCCTCGCCTTAAAAAAGAGAACCCCAACATGAGGTTGTcgcagctgaagcagcagctgaagaaggagtGGATGAAGGCGCCAGAGAACCCTCTGAACCAACGCTTTGCCACCTACAACTCAAAGTGA
- the cluap1 gene encoding clusterin-associated protein 1 homolog, with amino-acid sequence MSFRDLRNFTEMMRALGYPRLISMENFRTPNFTLVAEILIWLVKRYEPQMDIPTDVDTESDRIFFIKAVAQFMATKAHIKLNTKRLYQADGYAVREMLKITSVLYSAMKTKQMALGDRIEEDNSKFKFDLGSRISDLKAARQLASEVTSKGASLYDLLGKEVDLREMRTAAIARPLEINETEKALRASIKEVLESVEKTKDMLGNVVSDESSLDNKIEKKKQELERNRKRLQTLQSVRPAFMDEYEKIEEDLQKQYDTFVEKFRNLCFLESQLDEYHRLEQERFEEAENTLKMMQHKLREEERDLMRSSLKDEDSDMDVPEDEGSDSDMEECRPSKPRPTRNGIMAGRGARFIGNMQGGDSDETEDSEIDVDEDDEEDEEGEEGESRDLEDDILEGPVSRGARPSRGGMGPPLLEESDNDF; translated from the exons ATGTCCTTCAGAGACTTAAGAA ATTTCACAGAAATGATGAGGGCCTTGGGCTATCCTCGGCTTATATCTATGGAGAACTTCAGAACACCAAATTTCACTTTAGTGGCAGAAATCCTAATATGGCTTGTAAAGAG ATATGAGCCTCAGATGGATATTCCCACTGATGTAGATACAGAGTCAGACAGAATATTCTTCATCAAGGCCGTGGCGCAGTTTATG GCAACTAAGGCTCATATCAAGTTGAACACAAAGCGTCTCTACCAGGCTGATGGCTACGCAGTGAGAGAGATGCTGAAGATCACCTCAGTGCTGTACAGCGCCATGAAAACCAAGCAGATGGCCCTGGGCGACCGAATCGAAGAGGACAACAGCAAGTTCAAGTTCGACCTTGGCTCACGG ATTTCAGATCTTAAAGCAGCTCGGCAGCTAGCATCCGAAGTCACGTCTAAAGGAGCATCTCTGTATGATTTACTGGGGAAAGAGGTGGACCTAAGG GAAATGAGAACCGCAGCCATTGCCAGACCTCTGGAAATCAATGAGACAGAAAAGGCCCTGAGAGCCTCCATCAAGGAGGTTTTG GAAAGCGTGGAGAAGACAAAAGACATGCTGGGTAACGTTGTGTCTGATGAAAGCAGTCTGGACAATAAGATagaaaagaagaagcaggagcTGGAAAGGAATCGGAAGAGGCTCCAGACACTGCAGAGTGTCAG gCCGGCCTTCATGGATGAATATGAGAAGATTGAGGAAGACCTGCAGAAGCAATATGACACTTTTGTGGAGAAGTTCAGGAACCTGTGTTTCCTGGAGTCTCAGCTGGATGAATACCATAGACTGGAGCAGGAGAGGTTTGag gaggctgaaaacacactgaagatgATGCAGCACAAAttaagggaggaggagagggatcTGATGAGGAGTTCTT tgaaAGATGAGGATTCTGACATGGACGTTCCAGAGGATGAAGGGTCAGACAGCGACATGGAAGAGTGTCGACCTTCGAAGCCACGGCCCACAAGAAATGGCATCATGGCAG GAAGAGGAGCTCGGTTTATTGGGAACATGCAAGGTGGTGATAGTGATGAG ACTGAAGACAGTGAGATTGATGTGGACGAGGATGacgaggaagatgaggaaggcGAGGAGGGGGAGAGCAGGGATTTGGAGGATGACATTCTGGAGGGCCCTGTGTCCAGGGGTGCTCGCCCCTCCAGAGGGGGCATGGGACCAcctctgctggaggagagtGACAATGACTTCTGA
- the slc5a5 gene encoding sodium/iodide cotransporter, which translates to MEKRSASEPSSSGFVLADYAVFAAMLFVSMAIGVFQALRKSRTDARADDFFTGGRSMPAVPVGLSLCASFMSAVQVLGVPSEASRYGFKFIYMCLGQSINSLLTAYLFLPVFFRLGITSTNQYLKMRFGRGMQLLGSIQFIVATLLYTGIVIYAPALILNQATGLNLWVSLFSTGIICTLYTTLGGMKAVIWTDVFQILVMLSGFVAIFIHGTVLVGGPARVLDIANNGSRINFNDFDIDPRQRYTFWSLTVGGSMVWLSMYGVNQAQVQRYISCRSEREAQWAMFVNQVGLFLIVSSAGICGIVMFAYYFNCDPLQSGRISAPDLYMPYFVLDIFRSHPGFPGLFLACAYSGTLSTASTSINAMAAVTMEDLLRPHLLHMTQKKLILISRGLSLLYGVGCITVAALSSFLDWGVLQGSFTVMGVVSGPLLGVFILGMFFPATNRLGAFLGILVGFCVSLWLAVGSTLYPPSEETMGVLPSFAGECGPSNITQSSGPPQDQHSISTPLRPNNQGGLHNFYSMSYLYFGAMATSSVVIAGLIVSYATGPTKRNHIKEGLLWWDLNKKQVEVPSGRRTRAMSRMCPCLLRNACWDTHESLDSNNQGDRAADKPQLVPLRDLHKKDSNEKEEGLTDVGNIKSPLRI; encoded by the exons TGAGCCATCCAGTTCAGGCTTCGTCCTGGCTGACTATGCAGTCTTTGCTGCCATGTTGTTCGTGTCTATGGCCATTGGAGTCTTTCAGGCCCTGAGGAAGAGCCGCACAGACGCCAGAGCTGATGACTTCTTCACTGGTGGTCGGAGCATGCCAGCAGTGCCCGTTGGGCTGTCGCTCTGTGCTAGTTTTATGTCAGCGGTCCAGGTTCTGGGTGTTCCCTCTGAGGCTTCTCGTTATGGCTTTAAATTCATCTACATGTGTCTGGGACAAAGCATCAACTCCCTGCTGACAGCTTATCTCTTCCTGCCAGTTTTCTTTCGACTGGGCATCACCAGCACCAATCAG TACCTGAAGATGAGATTTGGCAGAGGGATGCAGCTGTTGGGGAGTATCCAGTTTATTGTGGCGACA CTGCTTTACACAGGGATCGTCATCTATGCACCTGCCTTGATCCTCAACCAAG ctACTGGACTCAACTTGTGGGTGTCTCTGTTTTCTACTGGGATCATTTGCACCCTGTACACCACGCTG GGTGGCATGAAAGCTGTGATCTGGACTGATGTGTTCCAGATTCTTGTCATGTTATCGGGCTTTGTGGCCATTTTCATCCATGGCACAGTCCTGGTTGGTGGTCCTGCACGGGTACTGGACATCGCCAACAATGGATCGCGCATTAATTTCAATga CTTTGACATTGATCCACGGCAGCGCTATACTTTCTGGAGTCTGACTGTTGGGGGTTCAATGGTTTGGCTGTCCATGTATGGGGTGAACCAAGCTCAAGTCCAGCGCTACATCTCCTGCAGATCAGAAAGAGAGGCTCAGTG GGCCATGTTTGTGAACCAAGTGGGTCTGTTCCTGATTGTGTCCAGTGCAGGAATCTGTGGAATTGTCATGTTTGCTTATTACTTCAACTGTGATCCGCTGCAGTCTGGGAGGATTTCTGCCCCTGATCTG TATATGCCGTACTTTGTGTTGGACATATTCAGAAGTCACCCTGGCTTTCCAGGTCTTTTCCTTGCCTGCGCATACAGTGGGACTCTGAG CACGGCCTCCACGAGTATCAACGCAATGGCTGCAGTAACGATGGAGGACCTGCTGCGACCTCATCTGCTCCACATGACCCAGAAGAAACTGATCCTCATTTCCAGAGGACTGT CCTTGCTGTATGGAGTTGGTTGCATCACAGtagctgctctctcctccttcctggACTGGGGAGTACTTCAG GGCTCTTTCACTGTCATGGGTGTGGTCAGCGGTCCATTACTGGGCGTATTCATTTTGGGTATGTTTTTCCCAGCAACAAACAGGCTG GGGGCGTTCCTGGGAATATTGGTGGGCTTCTGCGTCTCTCTGTGGCTGGCTGTTGGTTCAACTCTTTACCCGCCCAGTGAGGAGACCATGGGTGTCCTGCCCAGCTTCGCAGGCGAGTGTGGACCCAGCAACATCACTCAGAGCAGCGGCCCTCCCCAGGATCAACACTCCATCTCCACCCCGCTGCGCCCCAATAACCAGGG GGGCCTGCATAACTTCTACTCCATGTCCTACCTCTACTTCGGTGCCATGGCGACAAGTTCGGTGGTGATAGCTGGGCTGATAGTGAGCTATGCAACAG GGCCAACAAAGAGGAATCATATTAAAGAGGGTCTGTTATGGTGGGATCTGAACAAAAAGCAAGTAGAGGTCCCGTCAGGGCGCAGA aCTAGAGCAATGTCCAGGATGTGTCCATGCCTTCTGcgcaatgcatgctgggatacaCATGAGAGCTTGGACAGCAATAACCAG GGTGACAGGGCAGCAGATAAACCGCAGCTTGTACCTCTGAGGGACCTGCATAAAAAAGATTcaaatgaaaaagaggaaggacTAACAGATGTTGGGAATATTAAATCACCACTCAGAATTTAG